In a genomic window of Trichoderma atroviride chromosome 4, complete sequence:
- a CDS encoding uncharacterized protein (BUSCO:EOG092D1BBT), producing MTAPEGAAQTGRGDGSSRGRGRGGRGGGGGAKRGRGGNNRGQGRGQKGTQDAAAAAATSTGSEAAAKENKAMAATRPDVDDDDDDADVCFICANPVAHHSIAPCNHKTCHICGLRMRALYKTKDCAHCRTPASYVIFTDDAEKRFEDYADRDFTSTDTNIGIKYTNEDIVGDTVLLLRYNCPDESCDFAGLGWADLHRHVKSAHHKRMCDLCTRNKKVFTHEHELFGDKELEKHMRHGDDKPGAADQTGFKGHPLCGFCGQRFYDDDKLFEHCRMKHERCFICDRRDSRQPHYFLNYEELERHFQKDHFLCSDRGCMEKKFVVFESELDMQAHNLAEHAGKHVGRDARLVDISAFDIRQSYQPERRGGQREGRAQGQGQGRRGGNRGRDPNEDSILPTVSSTVPLRRDELAFQRQMAIASAPSGSNRTFRGQLSTPTPATAPVTPTLTPSPAQASSAARNAAATPPSRPRSVGPGAGPAAATNAIEALSLADTANLSPEERARLVRHGSVIERAANLLGNDSHKMAAFRSHISTYRQDGFTAPQLIEAFFALFSNASSNALATLVRELADLFEDKAKADGLRKAWQDWRAINEDYPSLPGLGGMQGATSSSSGWASAAAANTGFTVVAPSQRNSNRVLKLKNSTRLGGPAPTASRGPPGWVAASSSSSSTSRAPAASAFPSLPTPSASSSSRVSTTASAPSWTASSSSSSQSRGRGPAPPNVRAEDAFPSLPAAPKPQTTIFGYGGGRGVRRDFGQRESDFQWGAAAAAPAAASSAVEEADDAGTGGKGKKGKKNKKQILVQWG from the exons ATGACGGCCCCAGAGGGAGCAGCTCAGACCGGCcgcggcgacggcagctcTAGAGGACGAGGCCGTGGCggaagaggaggcggcggggGAGCCAAGCGAGGGCGAGGCGGCAACAATCGAGGACAGGGACGGGGCCAAAAGGGAAcacaagatgctgctgctgctgctgcgacgtCGACGGGCTCAGAGGCGGCAGCcaaagagaacaaggccatggccgccacCAGGCccgacgtcgacgacgacgacgacgatgccgacgTCTGCTTCATCTGCGCCAACCCCGTGGCCCACCACTCGATTGCGCCCTGCAACCACAAGACGTGCCACATCTGCGGCCTGCGCATGAGGGCCCTGTACAAGACCAAGGACTGCGCCCACTGCCGA ACACCGGCATCCTATGTCATCTTCACCGACGACGCCGAGAAGCGCTTCGAAGACTACGCCGACAGGGACTTCACCTCGACCGACACCAACATCGGCATCAAGTACACAAACGAGGACATTGTCGGCGACACCGTGCTCCTGCTGCGCTACAACTGCCCCGACGAGTCCTGCGACTTTGCCGGCCTTGGCTGGGCCGATCTCCATCGCCACGTCAAGTCGGCCCATCACAAGCGCATGTGCGACCTCTGCACCCGCAACAAAAAGGTCTTCACCCACGAGCACGAGCTCTTTGGcgacaaggagctggagaagcacaTGCGccacggcgacgacaagCCCGGCGCCGCCGACCAGACGGGCTTCAAGGGCCACCCGCTGTGCGGCTTCTGCGGCCAGCGCTtctacgacgacgacaagcTGTTTGAGCACTGCCGCATGAAGCACGAGCGCTGCTTCATCTGCGACAGACGGGACTCGCGACAGCCGCACTACTTCCTCAACTACGAGGAGCTCGAGAGGCACTTCCAAAAGGACCACTTCCTGTGCTCGGACCGCGGAtgcatggagaagaagtttgTCGTCTTCGAGTCGGAGCTGGACATGCAGGCACACAACCTCGCCGAGCACGCCGGCAAACATGTGGGCAGGGACGCCAGACTGGTCGACATTTCTGCTTTTGACATTCGCCAATCCTATCAGCCGGAACGACGCGGTGGCCAGCGAGAAGGACGGGCTCAGGGACAGGGACAGGGACGACGAGGGGGCAACAGGGGAAGAGACCCCAACGAGGACAGCATTCTGCCAACTGTGAGCTCGACTGTCCCCTTGCGGAGAGACGAACTGGCGTTTCAGCGACAAATGGCCATTGCCTCGGCGCCTTCGGGCTCGAACCGCACGTTCCGAGGACAGCTGTCGACTCCAACGCCCGCCACCGCTCCGGTGACCCCTACGCTCACACCCTCGCCAGCTcaagcatcttcagcagcccgGAATGCCGCAGCGACGCCCCCTTCAAGGCCCCGAAGCGTTGGCCCAGGCGCCGGTCCTGCAGCCGCTACCAACGCCATCGAGGCCCTCAGCCTCGCTGACACAGCCAATCTCTCGCCCGAAGAAAGAGCTCGCCTCGTCCGCCATGGCAGCGTCATTGAGCGGGCTGCGAACCTCCTGGGCAACGACTCGCACAAGATGGCTGCTTTCCGGAGCCACATCTCGACATACCGCCAGGACGGCTTCACTGCTCCTCAGCTCATCGAAGCTttctttgccctcttctcAAATGCCTCATCAAATGCCCTGGCTACTCTCGTGAGAGAGCTGGCAGATCTCTTTGAAGACAAGGCCAAAGCTGATGGCCTGAGAAAGGCCTGGCAGGATTGGCGGGCCATCAACGAGGACTACCCGAGCTTACCGGGCCTCGGCGGCATGCAAGGGGCAACCTCCAGTTCTAGCGGATGGGCGAGCGCCGCGGCTGCCAACACGGGATTCACCGTTGTTGCGCCTTCGCAGCGCAACTCGAACAGAGTCTTGAAACTTAAGAACAGCACTCGACTCGGCGGCCCAGCGCCCACCGCTTCACGAGGCCCTCCCGGCTGGgtggcagcatcgtcatcgtcatcttccacatccagagctccagcagcatcagcatttCCTTCTCTGCCCACGCCGTCtgcatcctcatcatcccGCGTATCGACGACCGCCTCCGCACCCTCATGGAccgcctcgtcctcctcctcctcacaatctcgaggccgaggcccaGCACCGCCAAACGTTCGTGCCGAAGACGCTTTCCCTTCACTTCCCGCAGCGCCGAAACCCCAAACCACCATTTTCGGCTATGGCGGAGGCCGCGGCGTGAGACGCGACTTTGGCCAGCGGGAGTCTGACTTCCAAtggggagctgctgctgctgcccccgCCGCTGCGTCGTCCGCGGTGGaggaagcagatgatgctgggacgggaggaaaaggcaaaaaggggaagaagaataaaaagcaGATTCTGGTACAGTGGGGATAA